The segment GAAGTTGGAAGTTGTTTTAACCACGGTGAGTAGAGGGGTTTTTAAGAGTTTGATTGTATGTTgattggatttttcttttttggggtgTTAAGTATTGATTAGTGTTGATGCATTCAGAGCATAGAGAAGCTTGGTAAAGCCGGTGAGACAGTGAAGGTTGCTCCTGGACATTTCCGCAACCACCTTATGCCCAAGTTGCTAGCGGTTCCAAATATTGAGAAGTATGCTTATCTTGTCAGGGAACAGCGCAAGGTTCTTTTCTATTGCACAGATATGCCTTATTACAGTACTTAATTTCCATGTAACTATGCTTTACACCCTTATGCATTGAACATGTTTGTGTGTGCATAAATTAATGCATTGGAGATTTTTTAGCAAATATGTGTGGACACGCACACACGTATGCAAATATGCTTACGCCGTTgcaaaattatgaatttgtggTTAGGATGGAATGTTCTTGCGTTTATGCAGTCGGATGGTAGTTACATTCTGCTAGCATAACTCATTACATATCTTATTAGTTACAGTAGATATGATTTTGGATCTTTAAGGGTATGTCTTTTCTGATGCATTTGACATTACTcgctatctctctttctctcctcctTCACAAGCTCTCCTCTCCTTGTACTGTATGTGTTCCATGATTGAAGCATGAGCTGATCGTTTATCTAGAAATGAAAAACTGTTTACCTATGTTATTTGCCCAAATCACAGCAAAGTCTCTTTCCAAGAAGGGAGACATCCATGCCTTTCTTTTGTCATGTATCAAATTGTTGATGATATGCCTCTCATCTACTTGCTTTAGATCTACCAACATGAGGAGGAAGAAGCGGAGGTTAAAGTAGTTAAAGAGACTAAGGAAGATAAGCTGAAAGAATTCGAGAAGGCAGCAAGACGTCTTGATAATTCTAAGCTGGTTTGCACCTAATTTTGATGCTTATGGTTTCCAATCAGAACAGTTTAAGGCATTTCATTTGATTCTGAATATGTatatctcttttcttctttcaggGTTAGTGTTTGATCTATCTATGATTCTTTAATTTGTGTAAAAGTGAAAATTATGATATATGTTAACAAATGCTGATATTTGAGCAATACCCCAGTGGTTCTAACACCTCTTGTTGTGACTGGGCTCTGGGGTTCAAACCCACCAGCCTGCCTCCCCCTAGTTACCTATCCAAAGAAAAGTTGATCAAATTGATTTCTCACAACTGTGTTAATGAAGTAAAAATATGTTGCTTAACAATTAAGAAGTTTTCtcaaacacttataaaaaaaaaaaaaaaaaaaaaaaaaaaaaattaagaagttgTATGTATGTTTTTGGAGTTATCATTTAAGGGATAAACTATAATAGTTTTTGGCAGCCCTTCAACACTAATACTGCTCACCTATTTTCTCTTGTGATTGTAGGTTTTACAACAATCCAAACCATTCAATACATAAAGTTGTCTTATATGAAAGATTACAACATGAAAATTGTGAATTGGATATTTCTTGTCATCAAAATTTCAATGTTGCTCTTTCACTTATACATGCTATACTATTCACTATACAAATATTAgtaaaaatacaagtaaatttacCATTTCAGTTTAAGCAAAATTTCAAAGTTGTATACCTTTATAGTTGATAGATTTATTTGAATGGTTTGAAGTTATTAATAATCTAACTATTGTAGGAGAAACTAGGTATGGTCCCATTAAAGTTGATGGGACGCTGCACTATTACAGTTTATTCCATCATTTAAATAATAGAGGTATCTAATACTATAATTGAATGTTGATTGCATTAAATTGTGATCTGGGGTATCTGACATGTTTAAGAATTCACAGGTATTGCGGAGGTTCATCAATGTCGAAAAATTTCGTTTACGTGCCTCAAAAGAAGAGCCTATAGAATTGCGTTCACCTATTACAAAGGAGGACATCATAGCTGaggtttggtttttgtttcGTATGTTTGATAAATTATTTAAGTGAACTAAGTCTTAATCCTAATTAATTATGGACTCAGTTCTGTGGATCCTCGCTGACTAATCGGAATTGGCCACGTATATTTTTTTCACCATTCTTCCCTATCCAAACTTCTATTGTCTTCCTGTTTAACATATCACTGCTTCTGCCCTG is part of the Quercus robur chromosome 9, dhQueRobu3.1, whole genome shotgun sequence genome and harbors:
- the LOC126699893 gene encoding uncharacterized protein LOC126699893, which gives rise to MAYLQYGRNALRKVITDTSVRSNDRVVNPVLYASQGLRFRKLEVVLTTSIEKLGKAGETVKVAPGHFRNHLMPKLLAVPNIEKYAYLVREQRKIYQHEEEEAEVKVVKETKEDKLKEFEKAARRLDNSKLVLRRFINVEKFRLRASKEEPIELRSPITKEDIIAEVERQLSVRITADNVHLPSPLTTFGEYEVPLRFPKSIPLPEGKVQWTLAVKIRGK